Sequence from the Thermocoleostomius sinensis A174 genome:
TCCCGATCGCCAGCAAGGGTATCTAAGTCAAGCACTTGCTGAACCGCTCGTTTAATCAAATTAATGTGCCCTTGGGCGGCTAGCTGATGTCCCAAACAAATAAAGAGGGCGACCGCACTAGTGGGCGATCGTGAAATCAAAAGATCTTCAACGATGCAATGGAGATCGTTGAGAGAGCATTGAGCACCATCAAAGGTAGACGCATCCCGTACAGACGGATCACCACCTTCAACCACTACCGCCAACCCCGACGTAATCAACGGCACTAATACCTTCGGATCAAACAATCCAGACGACCACAGTGGAAACAAGATTGAATCACAATCGGCAATTTTTTGAGCAATGTAGGCCACATTGAGAGAGGCTCGGACATTTTCGCCCCGAGGGTTGCACCCAACATGTTCCCATGGCTCAATAATGGCGATGGCATTGCGGAATAGCACCGGATGCCGCATCAGAAATTCTAAGTCAGCTTGAGAGTTAATCACCTTCTCCAGTGGTTTACCACATCCCCACTCAAACTTTGTGTTTTCTGTTAGCAGAAACCGATCTGGTAACGGATCAGGGGAATGGCGATCGGCAAGAAATTGCCCAATCAGCACGTGCACCGATTCAAAATCGGAGTTACCTTCATTCAAGAAGCCCGGTTGCAAACGCCAATTGCTGAAGGCAACAGGTAGATGACTCACTTGGTGATTAATTGCACTCATTCAGTTGCTATCCTTCTTAGCGTATGGATTCAGAGTTATTGTTTTGTATAGTTCCGGGATGATCGAGACCGAACGGTTGATTGTTTCAGCCAAAATAGTAAATCCCGGGTTTACGGTCATATCTTACTATTGTTTTGAGTTTTTGAAGGTTACCTTGTGATTGCTAGCCCAAGTGCGGTTTTTTACTTTATCTGCCGTGATTTCTGTTTAAATCAAGGTAGAAATCAGAGGTTAAGGTAGTAAGAGCCTGAGTGCTATGCATCTGCCTCATTTTTTTACTTCTCGCTTTACACCTTGCTCTCCCATCCCTAACAACGATGTCTTCTCTCTGGCCCTATGTGACGTCTGGTATTCCCGATCACCTATTTGAACGGTTGCCCGGTATTCCGCTCAGCAAACGCGAGGTGAGACTATTAATTGTGTCATTGCTGCGGCTTAAACGCGACTCGGTGCTGTGGGACATTGGGGCAGGAACGGGAACCGTGTCCGTCGAGGCCGGGTTACTCTGTTCCCAGGGGAAAGTGATTGCAGTCGAGCGGGATGAAGACGTAGCGGCCCTCATTCGGCGAAATTGCGATCGATTTGGGGTAACAAACGTAGACGTGATTGAGGGCAGTGCGCCAGACTGTTTGAAGAACTTGACCCATCAACCCGACTGTGTTTGTGTAGAGGGCGGGAGTCCCATTAAAGAGATTTTGAAAACCGTCTGGCAGCATCTACAGCCCCAGGGGCGGATCGTGGCAACCGCCGCGAATTTTGAGAATTTATACGCAATTTCCGAAGGGTTGGCTGAATTACAGGTGCGCAATATTGAAGTGGTTCAATCTACCATTAATCGTTTAGAAACCCGTGGCAATCGACAGGTATTTGCAGCCGTTGACCCAATCTTTGTCTTAAGTGGTGAGAAATTGGACTAGCGTGAGGATGGCATGCGGGTATCCGTCTTCTTCAACTGGCTTGCCCCTCTGTTCTTTGAATCGGTGAGTGTTTTATCCTGAAGAAAGGTGGACTTTAAAATTCATCTTAAATCTATTTCTATTGATTGGTACATCTGGTACATCTGTCGAAGAGACTAAAAAACAGGCTTTATATGTGCACCTGCGGGAGGTCAGTGTGAATCAAAATGATTTTAGAAACCTGCAATTCAACCTATCAGGAATTCGATTTTGGTTGACGCTCCTGCTGGTGATTTGGCTGTTAAGCTCGATCGGCTTAGGATGGCTAGTGAAATTTTCCTTCATCGTGCTTAGCCTGCTATTGATTACTCCCGTCATTGCCTTTATCGGGTTTCGTTGGTGGTTGAAGCGCAACTTGGTGGTCGATCAATGTCCGGTTTGTGGCTTTGAGTCGGCTGGCATCAACGGCACTCAATTACGCTGCCCTAGCTGTAGCGAGCAACTTCGGGTTGAAAACAAAAAGTTTTACCGCCTCACTCCTCCTGGAACTGTGGATGTTGAGGCGATCGATGTGTCGGTAAAGCAAATTGAGGATTAACCTCAAAGAAGGTAGCTCTGCCTTCATGCAGACAATCTACCTCCTTCTTGAACGGTCTCTGCAAATTTAAAACCCAGTTGACCTCATCTTTATCTTTAACCCTAGGCTGCCAGGACCTTTCCCCTTCTTCTAAGCTAATTTTCCTGAGTAATTGACAACGTATAGGGATGACTCTCTTGATTAAGATCGCCCACATACACGGAGTAAGTTCCTTGCTCCCAAACACCTGGTAGTTCGATCGCCCCGTTTGAATAGCCATCTGACATGACGCAGCGATTGACAGGACCGGTGATCCATAGCGTTGGTTGTCCCTGCCCTTCTAGCCTAAACCGTAAAGGCGTGGGTTCGTTCACCACAATCACTTGACTGGGTGCGTTGGCAATAAATCCGCACTGGCTTTGCTGTCCCCCTCCAGAACTACCCGTCACAGTAATGGGGGATGTCAACGGTGTTTGCACTGGATTGCTGTGGGCAACCGTTGCGATCGCCAAGGTGCTGGCAATGGCGGTGGGAACCGCTAACCAATTGAGCCGCCGTTTCATAGTGATCCTCATCCACATTAATGTCGAGAAGCGATTAACGCTGAGAAGGACAAACATGCAAAGATGGGTCGATATCGCAAAATGTCTCAAGATGCCTTTTTAGCGATGTCCTTCATCTGTCCTCCAACTTGATGATTGTCTTCTCAAAAACTTGAGAAATGACTGGAATAGTATTTGGAATGTATTGGGAAGATGACAGAAGCTGACAAGTAGATGGTTAAACTCAATGACCCTTAACGCTTTATCTTTTTGATGCCCTTGATACAATCCTAAGCTGCGAAAACTGGTGCTAACGGTGGCTTGTGCCAGTTCTCCGAGTGCATCAGTGGGATCGATCGGCCTGAGCTAGCAGCTTTTGCCAGGCCAGCTTAGCGGCTCCTACCATACCAGCTTGGTTGCCCAACTCGGCTTTAAGAAGCTGCAAACCAGGACGTGAGCTTGGCAAAACACGGCGCTCGAGTTCGGCTTGCACCGCGGGAAAGAAAAATTCGGCGCTGGCACTGACCCCGCCACCAATGATGATGGCCTCTGGTGTCAACACATATACCAAACTCGCTAACCCAGCCCCCAAGTCTCGACCGTAGCTTTGCCAAAAGGCGATCGCGGCTGCATCTCCAGCCTTGGCCCGTGCCCCTAGTTCCTCTGGTTCTAGTCCAGTGCGGCGTCGAATTGCCCGAATGCAAGTATATTGCTCTAGCGATCCTTGATTGCCGCTGTTGCAGTCGGGACCGTCTGGATTGAGGGTAATTAGCCCCAATTCTCCGGCTGAGCCATCGCGCCCCACAAATAGCTCTCCATTGAGGATCACGGCTCCTCCCACGCCTGTCCCCAACGTCAGTACAATAACATCTCGAAAGGTTCGCCCTGCCCCCAACCAATATTCCCCCAGCCCAGCACAGTTCGCATCGTTAGCAAGAATCGTGGGGCGTCCAGTTTCAGCTTCCAACCAGTCAGCTAAGGGAATATCCTGCCAGCCTTCTAGGTTAATCGCAACCCTGGCAATGCGACCTGCGGCATCAGCGGGCCCTGGCGTCCCGACTCCGATCGCCACACAGGTTCCAGCCTGATCTAGTTGATGAATGGCCTCTACCATGGTGGCTAATACGGCTTCTGGATAGGCAGGTTGGGGAGTAGGAACCGTCAGCGCCTCCAGACAGTGCCCTTTCCAGTCAAACCGTCCGAGCTTAATGGCACTGCCACCTAAGTCAACTCCGATCACCGCTGCGGAGTGCAAGCGATCGATGTCAAGCTTATCAGTGTCAGGCTTATCAGTGTCAGGCATAGTATCTATCCTTGTTTCGTATTTCTTTTCATGATTTCAAGCAATGCAGCGCCATACAAGGGTATCGCGAGATGCGCCAGAATAGATGGGACGAATGGTAAACGAATGAGTTGTGGTATCTAGTTCTTCTAATGTCTCGATCGTGATTCCCACCCTCAACGAGGCGACGTGCATCGATCGCACCTTGCGGCACTTAGCGTGGCTGAATCCACCGGCCAAGGAAATTATTGTGGTAGATGGCGGCAGCCATGACGATACCGTCGCTATTGCTGAAGCTGCTAACGCAACGATCGTTCACTCGGCAGCAGGGCGATCAATTCAAATGAATCAAGGGGCAGCGGCCGCAACCGGAGAAATCCTCTGCTTTCTTCATGCCGATACGCTAATTCCTGATGATGCAATCACAGTGATGGAAACTACCCTGAAGACTCCAACGATCGCCTGTGGTGGCTTTATCTCGTTGATGGCTGGAAGAGACCAAACCCGCTGGGGAATTTCGCTGCACAATTATTTAAAAACCTACTATGCGCCTTTGATATTTCGTCCCCATCTCTTTTTTGGCAAAGGATTGCGGCTCTTGTTTGGCGATCAGGTGATGTTTTGTCGGCGAACAGATTTCTGGAATTGTCAGGGCTTTGATCCAGCCTTACCCATCATGGAAGAAGCGGATCTGTGCTTAAAGTTAACGCGCTATGGTCGCATTTACCTAGTGAACCGAGTGGTGCAATCCTCCGATCGTCGGGTCGCTACGTGGGGAGTGCTGAAAGCCAATGTTGTTTACTTGTTGATTGGGTTTTTGTGGGGAATGGGTGTATCAGCAACGTACCTAAAACGGTTCTATGAAGAGATTCGCTAAGTTAGATCAAGTTTAATAAATTACTTTGAATCGATCGCATTCAAGCTCCAATCATAGGGAAGGTAATGAATGGATGGAGAGGCAGGTAAAGATGTTTGAAGGTACGGTTCAATATAGTTGGAAATTGAGGATGCCGCATTGAAAAAATCAGCTTTGTACCATTTGAAAATTTTGCTGCAATACAGCGTTTCTGTTTGCGGATCGAACATCACTTTATTAGGATTCCTGATGAACCGCTGTGCGTCATCTTCCAGTTGATCAAAAACGATATCAGGAAAATAAGCTTGATTGCGCAACAACGGACATCCCACTGATGCACAAACCAGGGCAAAATGAATACGCGGCTCTTGAAACTGCGATCGCAAGATGCCATGCTCAATACGATTTAAACTATAGCCTTCACCCTGCAAACGATAGACAGGACGCTGAAAAAACAGAAAAAATTGCAGCCAATTGGGAATTCCCAGCACACTAGGAAGAATCGATCGAATTGGGTAGCGTTGTAAAACCTGATGAATCGTGAGGGCATTATATAAATTCAACCACAGCGATAGTTGTTGCTTGGGTGTTAGTGCCGTTAGATTGACAGAACTGAGGTCATCGAGCCATTCCCAAAGATCCCGATACCCAGACGTTTGCCAACGGCGATAGTCCACCCGCCCTTGATCATTCACATACTTTTGTAATAAGCAATTCCACGGTTCAAACATCAGCAAAACTCGCTTGCCACTTCCCTATACCCCTATTAGCCCACCCACTCATCCACCCATTCATGTCTCCGCTAAAACCCCTCGCTTGGGCAATTGTCAAACAACTCATCCGCTGGCGGTTTCCCACGGTTCAGTTCCTATCCACCCAAGAGCTAGCCGCTTGGTTAGAGCAACCCTCTCCGCCGCTGCTGCTGGATGCCCGCACACCAGAAGAATATCACGTTAGCCATCTTGCTCAGGCTCAACTTGTCACCGCCGACTGGCAAACTCATCTAGAAGCCGTCCCACCCAAGCAAACCCCGATCGTCGTTTATTGTTCGGTGGGGTATCGATCGGCACAAGTGACTCAGCAGCTACAGCAACAGGGATATTCACAGGTGTTTAACTTGGAAGGCTCGATTTTTCAATGGGCCAATGAACATCGCCCGCTGTACCAAGCCGATCGACGAGTACAAACCGTTCATCCCTACAACCAGTACTGGCAATGGCTGCTAGACAAACCTTGAAATCAACTGCCTAAAATCTGCCTTGAGTATAGGGCTACAACCGGTCTGCCTAACCTATCCTTCTATCTATGGGAATAAAAGAAAGTGATCAAGATGGGACAAGTTAGTTTAGAGGATATTCTCATCACCGATGAATTGTCCCGTCGCGCTAATTTACAGGTGTCGTCACCCACTGCCAAACTGAAGGCAGAAAATGCAGCGTTGCGCACGCTGGCCCGACAACTGGTGGAACACCCCCAAACGATGCTGAAAACGCTGGTAACGATCGCCAAAGATTTGTGCCAGGCTGGAACGGCTGGAGTTAGTTTGCTAGAGAAAACAACAAGCGGGGAAGAACGCTTTCGATGGGTGGCGTTGGCGGGTGAATTAGAGCACTATGAGCAGGGAACCATCCCCCGTCAATCTAGCCCATGTGGCATTTGTTTAGATCGGCGATCTCCCCAGCTTTACTCCTATCCCGACCGATACTTTACCACTCTCGCTTCCATTGAACCGCCGATCGTTGAAGCCTTAACCATCCCACTGATGGTTGCTAGTCAAGCCTTGGGTGTCATCTGGATCGTTTCGCATGATCCTCAGTGCCAGTTTGATGCCGACGATGCACGGGTCATGAGTAGTCTGGCTGATTTTACAGCGGCAGCCCTGTATAACCATCAAGCTCGTCAAGCGGCTGAGTCTGCCCAAACGCTGTTACATCTGCTGCTAGAACATGTCCCTGAAGGAATTACGGTTGCAGGTGGCCCACCAGATTTTCCGTTGATTGCTAATAGTAAATTGGCCCAAGAATGGCTGGGGCGATCGGAAGACGTGTTGATTGGGATGGCGTCTGGAGAACACGTTGAGGCCTATGGGTTGTTTCTGCCTGATGGCGTTACGCGCCACACGCCGGAACAACTGCCTCTGTATCGAGCTACGCACTATGGGGAAACAATTCGCGATGAAGAATGTATTGTTGAACGCCCGGATGGAACTCGCATTATTGTCAACGCAAACGTGGCACCCGTTCGCAATACACAAGGCGAAATCATTGGGGCAATCAACTGTTGGCGCGACATTACTGAACGGAAACAAATAGAAGCTGAATTGCAACGACGGGAAGCTGAACTGAGTTTAATTACCAATTCTGTTCCAGTGCTGATTGCCTTTGTAGACACAGAGCAACGCTATCGCTTCAATAATCGTGCCTATGAAGAGTGGTTTGGCTGTCCGGCGGCTGAGGTATATGGCAAAACGCTCTGGGAGGTGCTGGGTGAGACGGCCTATCAAACGATTCAGCCCTATGTCGAGCAAGCCTTGTCTGGGCAACAAGTGACGT
This genomic interval carries:
- the cbiT gene encoding precorrin-6Y C5,15-methyltransferase subunit CbiT, encoding MSSLWPYVTSGIPDHLFERLPGIPLSKREVRLLIVSLLRLKRDSVLWDIGAGTGTVSVEAGLLCSQGKVIAVERDEDVAALIRRNCDRFGVTNVDVIEGSAPDCLKNLTHQPDCVCVEGGSPIKEILKTVWQHLQPQGRIVATAANFENLYAISEGLAELQVRNIEVVQSTINRLETRGNRQVFAAVDPIFVLSGEKLD
- a CDS encoding ROK family protein — encoded protein: MPDTDKPDTDKLDIDRLHSAAVIGVDLGGSAIKLGRFDWKGHCLEALTVPTPQPAYPEAVLATMVEAIHQLDQAGTCVAIGVGTPGPADAAGRIARVAINLEGWQDIPLADWLEAETGRPTILANDANCAGLGEYWLGAGRTFRDVIVLTLGTGVGGAVILNGELFVGRDGSAGELGLITLNPDGPDCNSGNQGSLEQYTCIRAIRRRTGLEPEELGARAKAGDAAAIAFWQSYGRDLGAGLASLVYVLTPEAIIIGGGVSASAEFFFPAVQAELERRVLPSSRPGLQLLKAELGNQAGMVGAAKLAWQKLLAQADRSH
- a CDS encoding TIGR04283 family arsenosugar biosynthesis glycosyltransferase; its protein translation is MVSSSSNVSIVIPTLNEATCIDRTLRHLAWLNPPAKEIIVVDGGSHDDTVAIAEAANATIVHSAAGRSIQMNQGAAAATGEILCFLHADTLIPDDAITVMETTLKTPTIACGGFISLMAGRDQTRWGISLHNYLKTYYAPLIFRPHLFFGKGLRLLFGDQVMFCRRTDFWNCQGFDPALPIMEEADLCLKLTRYGRIYLVNRVVQSSDRRVATWGVLKANVVYLLIGFLWGMGVSATYLKRFYEEIR
- a CDS encoding DUF547 domain-containing protein → MFEPWNCLLQKYVNDQGRVDYRRWQTSGYRDLWEWLDDLSSVNLTALTPKQQLSLWLNLYNALTIHQVLQRYPIRSILPSVLGIPNWLQFFLFFQRPVYRLQGEGYSLNRIEHGILRSQFQEPRIHFALVCASVGCPLLRNQAYFPDIVFDQLEDDAQRFIRNPNKVMFDPQTETLYCSKIFKWYKADFFNAASSISNYIEPYLQTSLPASPSIHYLPYDWSLNAIDSK
- a CDS encoding rhodanese-like domain-containing protein, which produces MSPLKPLAWAIVKQLIRWRFPTVQFLSTQELAAWLEQPSPPLLLDARTPEEYHVSHLAQAQLVTADWQTHLEAVPPKQTPIVVYCSVGYRSAQVTQQLQQQGYSQVFNLEGSIFQWANEHRPLYQADRRVQTVHPYNQYWQWLLDKP